In the genome of Nitrospira japonica, one region contains:
- a CDS encoding type II secretion system protein N, protein MSVRRTLIGLYLIGASFLIAHTINAVVAEALLVPAGVTAPRTADAVDPSTNQSAASLAYQVRTSGLFPLPPDPVATSPDGTPVAAVIQQPLNLATKLKLLGVVIGDQGGVSAIVEMIASKQQLFFRLHDHVPDVGEVAEIRRDGVLIRQGGQQEFLGLSMGDDQPPMMPRPQATPTAAVPGAPIKKTLDRREVDQAIGDLPKLLSQARAVPVMANGAMSGFRMDYIAPSSFYEKIGLHQGDVLKQVNGVEIRDPSTMLTLFQQLRNERTVKLDVLRNNQRATLLYDIR, encoded by the coding sequence ATGTCCGTACGTCGAACATTGATCGGACTCTATCTGATCGGAGCGAGCTTCTTGATCGCTCACACCATCAATGCGGTCGTCGCCGAAGCGCTGCTTGTGCCGGCCGGTGTCACCGCGCCCCGAACAGCCGATGCCGTGGATCCATCGACCAATCAATCCGCCGCGTCTCTTGCCTATCAAGTCAGGACCAGCGGGTTGTTCCCGTTGCCGCCGGACCCGGTCGCGACGTCGCCGGACGGCACGCCGGTCGCGGCGGTGATACAACAACCGCTCAATTTGGCGACGAAACTGAAACTGCTGGGCGTCGTGATCGGCGATCAGGGCGGCGTTTCGGCCATTGTCGAAATGATCGCCAGCAAGCAACAGCTGTTCTTCAGGTTGCATGACCACGTCCCCGACGTGGGGGAAGTCGCGGAAATTCGGCGCGACGGGGTGCTGATCCGCCAGGGCGGTCAACAGGAATTTCTCGGGCTCAGCATGGGCGATGACCAGCCCCCGATGATGCCCAGGCCGCAGGCGACGCCGACCGCGGCCGTTCCGGGCGCTCCCATCAAGAAGACGCTCGACCGTCGCGAGGTCGACCAGGCCATCGGCGATTTACCGAAATTGCTCTCGCAGGCGCGCGCGGTTCCGGTCATGGCCAACGGCGCCATGAGCGGATTTCGCATGGACTATATTGCCCCATCGAGCTTTTATGAGAAAATCGGCCTGCATCAGGGGGACGTGCTGAAGCAGGTCAACGGAGTGGAGATCCGCGATCCCTCGACCATGCTCACGCTCTTTCAGCAGCTGCGCAACGAACGCACGGTCAAGCTGGACGTCCTGCGCAATAATCAGCGTGCGACGTTGCTATACGACATCCGCTGA
- a CDS encoding FAD-binding and (Fe-S)-binding domain-containing protein, with translation MSLILPEKSSAVAEDLRRLLGSSAVKDDAATKTAYAVDASMYRMIPQAVALVETESHIESVVRYAVPRGIPVTARAAGTNLTGSAIGSGIILDVSRMHGILEINREERWARVQPGIVLAELNKQLARHGLLFGPDPSSGDMCKLGGMLANNSAGPHTLRYGAVKDNVRALRVCLQSGEWLDARDYAVDDPALSGLLAAHHAVGDAWSLVRSHADLLARSRPEVSKNSCGYNLFGVADGLARGRFDLPKLFVGSEGTLGVFSEATIDLVDKPRATLTALIHFKRLEDVGDAVPKLLELGPSALEVMDANTLDLIGRSKHGIPPDAAATLLAELDARDDAADLRDRAERMAAVCHNYPLASTIAIAYDQERRDELWKARKALYPTLYRFDPHKKPINFVDDVVVRAERISELIRYLEDFFHGQRVPVAIFGHIGNGNAHIVPLLNVNDGGDFEKMVRGYHEIHQTVLDRFNGSICGEHGDGRVRAEFVRTMFGPELYDLFVRLKRSFDPAGVFNPGVKISDRPFTDHIDYTRLSKSCATCAKCNAVCPVYDVFRSEDMSSRGWFEILTDKNYSYDESKRVVEACLNCKSCRTACPAGVDVSQLILDRRAERPNRLAGRIFALQAQPEKFARYLKILARLQPLWDRPIVRKILDAATRPIMRRLADHARLSADVVLPKLATRQLRDRHADRIPKPGSARSSVAYFHGCAANYFDDGVGDAVISVLRRHGVNPDLPPQRCSGTPIETYGHRELAKEGARVNLQSFAGYETVVTGCASCTLMLKDYPKWFAGEAEQGAAEALARRVRHISEFVAQSPVKPAVAAVSQDRRRVGYHSSCHLRAAGVTKEPRTVMAALPGVDYVEMPDADRCAGGAGTYVVKDFETSQRIVERKQRAVEQSGIEVVATSCPACMIQLRTGLRGAAEVKHVAQVLEDAYEAGERSSQRSGS, from the coding sequence ATGTCGTTGATCTTGCCTGAAAAATCCAGCGCTGTCGCCGAGGACCTGCGCCGTCTTCTGGGATCGTCTGCCGTGAAGGACGACGCGGCCACCAAGACGGCGTACGCCGTGGACGCCAGCATGTACCGGATGATACCACAGGCCGTTGCGCTGGTGGAAACCGAATCCCATATCGAGTCTGTCGTTCGCTATGCCGTCCCGCGGGGCATTCCGGTGACCGCGCGGGCTGCGGGCACCAATTTGACCGGCTCCGCCATCGGGTCCGGCATCATCCTCGACGTCTCGCGGATGCACGGCATTCTCGAGATCAACCGCGAGGAGCGCTGGGCCAGGGTACAGCCGGGCATCGTTCTGGCGGAACTCAACAAGCAGCTGGCGCGGCACGGGCTGCTGTTCGGTCCCGATCCGTCGAGCGGAGACATGTGCAAACTCGGGGGGATGCTCGCGAACAACTCGGCCGGTCCGCATACGCTCCGCTACGGCGCGGTCAAAGACAATGTGCGGGCGCTGCGCGTCTGTCTCCAGTCCGGAGAATGGCTCGATGCGCGCGATTATGCCGTCGACGACCCTGCCCTTTCCGGTCTACTGGCGGCGCACCATGCGGTCGGCGACGCGTGGTCGCTAGTCCGGAGCCATGCCGACCTGCTGGCGCGGTCGCGTCCGGAAGTCAGCAAGAACAGTTGCGGCTATAACCTCTTCGGGGTTGCGGACGGGCTGGCCCGCGGGCGATTCGACCTGCCGAAACTCTTTGTCGGGAGCGAGGGCACGTTGGGCGTATTCAGCGAGGCCACGATCGACCTGGTCGACAAGCCGCGCGCAACCCTCACGGCGCTCATCCACTTCAAGCGGCTGGAGGACGTGGGAGATGCGGTTCCGAAACTGCTCGAACTCGGTCCCAGTGCCTTGGAAGTCATGGATGCCAATACGCTCGATTTGATCGGGCGCTCGAAACACGGCATTCCCCCCGACGCGGCCGCCACATTGTTGGCGGAGCTCGACGCGCGGGACGATGCGGCCGATTTGCGTGACCGGGCGGAGCGCATGGCGGCGGTGTGCCACAACTACCCTCTGGCCTCCACGATCGCCATTGCCTATGACCAGGAGCGCCGGGACGAGTTATGGAAGGCGCGCAAGGCCCTGTATCCGACGCTCTATCGATTCGATCCGCACAAGAAGCCGATCAATTTCGTGGACGACGTCGTGGTCCGGGCGGAGCGTATCAGCGAATTGATCCGCTACCTCGAGGACTTTTTTCACGGCCAGCGCGTCCCGGTGGCGATCTTCGGGCATATCGGCAACGGCAACGCCCACATCGTGCCCCTCCTGAACGTGAACGACGGGGGGGATTTCGAGAAGATGGTGCGGGGTTATCATGAGATTCATCAGACCGTCCTGGACCGGTTCAACGGCTCGATCTGCGGCGAGCACGGCGACGGGAGGGTGCGGGCCGAGTTCGTCCGCACGATGTTCGGACCGGAACTCTACGATCTGTTCGTGCGGCTGAAACGGAGCTTCGATCCGGCCGGCGTGTTCAATCCCGGCGTCAAGATCAGCGACCGGCCCTTTACGGACCATATCGATTACACCAGGCTGTCGAAGTCATGCGCCACCTGCGCCAAGTGCAACGCCGTGTGTCCGGTCTACGACGTGTTTCGCTCCGAGGACATGAGCTCGCGGGGCTGGTTCGAAATCCTGACGGACAAGAATTATTCCTACGACGAGTCGAAGCGGGTCGTCGAGGCCTGTCTCAACTGCAAGTCCTGTCGTACGGCCTGCCCGGCCGGAGTGGACGTGTCGCAGTTGATCCTCGACCGGCGTGCCGAACGTCCGAACAGGCTGGCGGGACGAATCTTTGCGTTGCAGGCGCAGCCGGAGAAGTTTGCCCGGTATCTGAAAATTCTGGCCAGGCTGCAGCCGCTCTGGGACCGGCCGATTGTCCGTAAAATTTTGGATGCCGCGACCAGACCGATCATGCGCCGGCTCGCGGACCATGCCAGGCTTTCGGCGGACGTGGTGCTGCCCAAGCTCGCGACCCGACAGTTGCGTGATCGCCACGCCGACCGTATTCCGAAGCCGGGAAGCGCCAGGTCCTCTGTGGCCTACTTTCACGGTTGCGCCGCCAATTATTTCGACGACGGAGTCGGGGACGCCGTCATCTCCGTGCTGCGGCGGCACGGCGTCAACCCGGATCTGCCGCCTCAACGCTGTTCGGGAACGCCGATCGAAACCTACGGTCACCGCGAACTCGCCAAAGAAGGCGCACGAGTGAATCTGCAATCGTTCGCCGGATATGAAACCGTCGTCACCGGCTGCGCGTCCTGCACATTGATGCTCAAGGATTATCCCAAATGGTTCGCCGGTGAAGCGGAGCAGGGCGCGGCCGAGGCGCTGGCCCGACGCGTGAGGCACATTTCAGAGTTCGTGGCGCAGTCACCGGTCAAGCCGGCGGTTGCGGCAGTGAGTCAGGACAGGCGGCGGGTGGGCTATCACTCATCCTGTCATCTGCGAGCGGCCGGGGTGACGAAAGAACCGCGCACGGTGATGGCGGCGCTGCCCGGTGTGGACTACGTCGAGATGCCCGATGCCGACCGATGTGCCGGGGGAGCGGGAACCTATGTGGTGAAGGACTTCGAGACGTCGCAACGCATCGTGGAGCGAAAGCAGCGTGCCGTTGAACAGAGCGGAATCGAGGTGGTGGCGACGAGCTGTCCGGCCTGCATGATCCAGTTGCGCACCGGACTTCGCGGGGCGGCGGAGGTCAAACACGTGGCCCAAGTTCTTGAGGACGCTTATGAAGCCGGCGAACGCTCTTCACAGCGGAGCGGTTCATGA
- a CDS encoding cytochrome c3 family protein has product MRLRKVDWLFVVAALAVVIGVSLLPAPRDRNPRIPANGEHQAIVVEKDCVSCHRADGGKPVPARHPKRQDCFRCHARGA; this is encoded by the coding sequence ATGAGGCTTCGAAAGGTGGACTGGCTCTTCGTGGTCGCGGCGCTGGCGGTCGTCATCGGGGTGTCACTGCTGCCGGCGCCGAGGGACCGGAACCCGCGGATTCCCGCGAATGGGGAACACCAAGCCATCGTGGTCGAAAAGGACTGCGTGAGCTGTCATCGGGCGGATGGAGGCAAACCGGTTCCTGCGCGCCATCCCAAACGACAGGACTGCTTCCGCTGTCATGCGCGCGGCGCATGA
- a CDS encoding MoaD/ThiS family protein gives MVKVLVFGLTLRDALGEHEIEVDCPGPTTVKKLVEANLDRLGPVAEFIASREVLIAVNKKVSTEDSAVKDGDIVKLSHQSRTSYDGTRDIPT, from the coding sequence ATGGTGAAAGTATTGGTATTCGGATTGACGCTGCGCGACGCGCTCGGCGAGCATGAGATCGAAGTAGACTGCCCCGGGCCGACCACGGTGAAGAAGCTCGTCGAGGCCAATCTGGACAGGCTCGGGCCCGTGGCCGAATTCATAGCCAGCCGCGAAGTGTTGATCGCCGTCAACAAGAAGGTCAGCACGGAAGACAGTGCGGTCAAAGACGGGGACATCGTGAAACTATCCCATCAATCCAGAACCTCCTACGACGGGACGAGGGACATCCCGACCTGA
- a CDS encoding TCR/Tet family MFS transporter, whose product MPSPSMTTGARPAAVVFILITVLLDVLSFGVIIPVLPVLVERFMSGDTARAAEIFGLMATAWAFMQFVCSPIQGALSDRFGRRPVVLLSNAGLGLDYVLMALAPDITWLFVGRVLSGMASSSFSTAGAYIADVTGAEQRAAAFGKMGVAFGLGFVLGPAVGGLLGAVDPRLPFWGAAATSLLNACYGYFVLPESLAPEHRRAFSWSRANPIGALVLLRSHRELFGLAIAEFLMSLAHVVLPSVTVLYLGYKFGWDSTAVGLTLAAVGISAMIVQGVLVGPVTRAYGEPRTVRTGLFCGALGFSIYALAPHGWVYCLGIPIMSFWGLAGPAMQSLMTRRVSHMEQGRLQGAIASLIGIAGLIGPSLFTQTFAYFINPAARWHFPGAPFVLASCLLLLAMTIAWRVTRFQD is encoded by the coding sequence ATGCCATCGCCATCCATGACGACAGGGGCCAGACCCGCCGCAGTAGTCTTTATCCTCATCACCGTTCTGCTGGATGTTCTTTCATTCGGCGTCATCATTCCGGTGCTGCCCGTGCTGGTGGAACGATTCATGTCGGGTGATACGGCCCGCGCGGCGGAGATCTTCGGATTGATGGCGACGGCATGGGCATTCATGCAGTTTGTCTGTTCGCCGATTCAAGGCGCGCTCTCCGATCGATTTGGGCGGCGTCCGGTGGTTCTCCTGTCGAACGCCGGCTTGGGGCTGGACTACGTTCTGATGGCGCTGGCGCCCGATATCACATGGCTCTTCGTCGGTCGGGTCCTATCGGGTATGGCCTCGTCCAGCTTCAGTACCGCGGGGGCCTATATCGCGGATGTCACCGGAGCCGAACAACGGGCAGCCGCTTTCGGCAAGATGGGAGTGGCGTTCGGTCTTGGATTCGTCCTGGGTCCCGCGGTCGGCGGACTCCTGGGCGCCGTCGATCCGCGTCTGCCGTTCTGGGGAGCGGCGGCGACGAGTCTCCTCAATGCCTGCTATGGGTATTTCGTCCTGCCCGAATCGCTGGCCCCGGAGCATCGCCGCGCATTTTCCTGGTCGAGGGCGAATCCGATCGGTGCACTGGTACTGCTCCGATCTCACCGTGAACTCTTCGGACTTGCGATAGCCGAGTTCCTGATGAGCCTCGCGCACGTCGTGCTGCCGAGCGTCACGGTTCTGTATCTGGGCTACAAGTTCGGATGGGACAGTACCGCGGTAGGGCTGACGCTTGCCGCCGTCGGAATTTCCGCCATGATCGTGCAGGGCGTTCTCGTGGGGCCGGTTACGCGGGCATATGGTGAGCCGAGGACCGTCCGCACCGGGTTATTCTGCGGAGCACTGGGATTTTCCATCTATGCATTGGCGCCGCACGGCTGGGTGTACTGTCTCGGCATTCCGATCATGTCGTTCTGGGGACTGGCCGGCCCCGCGATGCAGTCTCTCATGACCCGGAGAGTCAGTCACATGGAACAGGGACGGCTGCAAGGGGCCATTGCGAGCTTGATCGGCATCGCCGGCCTGATCGGGCCAAGCTTGTTCACGCAAACGTTCGCGTACTTCATCAATCCGGCGGCGCGTTGGCATTTTCCCGGGGCGCCGTTCGTCCTTGCCTCATGCCTGTTGTTGCTGGCCATGACGATTGCCTGGAGAGTCACAAGATTTCAGGACTGA
- a CDS encoding tetratricopeptide repeat protein, which produces MQLAGWPLVGVLLSAGFSGWEPASSPPVHPASSTGQLTGDELLRIGEIHDHQHHFRETLTYYHLALAQFRKAKQPGGIAASLVKIALVHERQGKLQEAYAELQEATSLYARTADRPAQASAWLAMGRIAAGLGQTDVARDALRQAAALFDRAKDRRGTTDAAIRLGLLEVADGQVEPGLALLRRALADAHARQDSSQQLSATVALGDARWLLDQESEARSQYEAGLELARTERDMAMEASLRLKLAYMDDASGRVKEAIESSKQAIFLSQTLRDPLTEAKALSLLSGLYRQTGESAEADAAEQRALSIYRHRQLFVHGAK; this is translated from the coding sequence ATGCAGCTTGCCGGCTGGCCTTTAGTGGGTGTTCTCCTGTCCGCCGGATTTTCCGGATGGGAGCCGGCTTCGTCTCCGCCCGTTCACCCTGCGTCTTCAACCGGCCAACTCACCGGAGACGAGCTGCTGCGGATCGGAGAAATCCACGACCATCAGCATCATTTCCGCGAAACGCTGACGTATTACCACCTTGCCCTGGCGCAATTCCGAAAAGCCAAGCAGCCCGGGGGCATCGCGGCATCATTGGTCAAGATTGCATTGGTGCATGAGCGACAAGGCAAGTTGCAGGAAGCCTATGCCGAACTCCAGGAGGCCACCTCTCTCTATGCGCGGACGGCCGATCGTCCGGCCCAGGCCAGCGCCTGGCTCGCCATGGGGCGGATCGCCGCCGGACTGGGCCAGACCGATGTCGCCCGGGATGCTCTGCGACAGGCGGCCGCACTCTTCGACCGTGCAAAAGACCGTCGAGGAACAACCGACGCCGCGATTCGGCTGGGCCTGCTGGAAGTGGCCGACGGCCAGGTAGAACCGGGATTGGCGCTGTTGCGGCGCGCATTGGCGGATGCACATGCCAGGCAGGATTCATCCCAGCAACTTTCGGCAACCGTCGCGCTGGGCGACGCCCGATGGCTCCTCGATCAGGAATCGGAAGCCAGATCCCAGTACGAAGCGGGCCTCGAATTGGCGCGAACGGAGCGCGACATGGCCATGGAAGCCTCCCTTCGCCTCAAACTTGCCTACATGGATGACGCGAGCGGCCGGGTGAAAGAGGCGATCGAATCGAGCAAGCAGGCGATTTTTCTGTCTCAGACCCTCCGCGATCCGCTCACGGAAGCGAAAGCCCTGTCGCTCCTGAGCGGGCTCTATCGTCAAACGGGAGAATCGGCGGAAGCGGACGCGGCCGAACAGCGTGCCCTGTCGATCTACCGTCACCGCCAGCTCTTCGTGCACGGGGCCAAGTAA
- a CDS encoding transglycosylase SLT domain-containing protein, translated as MDSLSGDSGYSGAMAARPNRRSFHKAQGRRTGLRRRLARIRRFLQARWNEFQLMRAALAAAPFPFRLIVGGLLLLLIWSTVNWTYHAIHKPTELFFPLDDTLDKNPADTWRQYKSLFVKHSTSIITPELLAALAQLESGGNPVARTYWRWRLTWNPLGVYRPASSAVGLYQITDGTFQEAKRYCIHNHQVVEEGPWHDLRSCWFNEFYMRVWPTHAVEMTAALLDRRVTQILGARRFAAVSLRRKQELAAVIHLCGAGAGREFVARGFRLTSRQRCGDHDVRHYVARVSILMREFAKLAAGTAA; from the coding sequence ATGGATTCCCTCTCCGGCGATTCGGGGTATAGTGGGGCCATGGCCGCCAGACCGAACCGGCGCTCCTTTCATAAAGCTCAGGGGAGACGAACCGGTCTTCGAAGGAGGCTCGCACGGATCCGGCGCTTCCTACAGGCGCGATGGAACGAGTTTCAGTTGATGCGGGCGGCCCTGGCGGCCGCCCCGTTCCCGTTCCGGCTGATCGTGGGAGGACTCCTGCTCCTCTTGATCTGGTCCACGGTAAATTGGACCTACCACGCGATCCACAAACCGACCGAACTGTTCTTTCCGCTGGACGATACCCTGGATAAGAATCCCGCCGATACGTGGCGGCAATACAAGTCCCTCTTCGTCAAACATTCCACGTCCATCATCACGCCGGAACTTCTTGCAGCCCTGGCGCAATTGGAGAGCGGGGGCAACCCCGTGGCCCGCACGTACTGGCGATGGCGTCTGACATGGAATCCGCTGGGCGTGTATCGGCCGGCATCGAGCGCCGTCGGGCTCTATCAGATCACCGACGGAACGTTCCAGGAGGCGAAACGCTATTGCATCCACAACCACCAGGTCGTCGAAGAAGGGCCATGGCACGATCTCCGTTCGTGCTGGTTCAACGAGTTCTACATGCGCGTATGGCCGACTCACGCGGTCGAGATGACCGCGGCGCTCCTGGACCGTCGCGTGACTCAAATTCTCGGCGCCAGACGCTTCGCCGCGGTATCGTTGCGGAGAAAGCAGGAACTGGCCGCGGTGATCCATCTCTGCGGAGCCGGAGCGGGCCGCGAATTCGTCGCTCGAGGATTCCGGTTGACGTCCAGACAGCGGTGCGGCGATCATGACGTTCGCCACTACGTGGCTCGCGTTTCGATCTTGATGCGCGAGTTCGCAAAGCTCGCGGCCGGCACGGCCGCATGA
- a CDS encoding glycoside hydrolase family 15 protein codes for MAYLPIEHYGIIGNMRTAALISLNGSIDWLCIPAFDSPSVFAALLDDGKGGRFEIAPNDPAARTKQFYWSETNVLVTRFLSPDGVGEIEDFMPTGLPTESPWHDQLVRRVKVTRGSLAFKMTCQPALDYARAAHRTAIGTHGAVFEGAPLSLGLSSSVPLQAVGDAAVSTFVLQEGQEAVFVLHRLQAGEACRRGPSAAETQQIFDHTVDYWHGWLSKCTYTGRWREMVYRSALTLKLMTYEPTGAIVAAPTCSLPESIGGGRNWDYRYTWMRDAAFTLYGLLRIGFTEEAHAFMRWLEARAGEVEADGSLQIVYGIDGRHDLKEEVLGHLDGYRGSRPVRIGNGAYQQLQLDIYGELFDCLYLYNKYVMPIGFDAWLRIRRRLNWLCDNWQQPDEGIWEVRGGRRHFVYSKLMCWVAMDRGLRLAGKRSFPADQERWMQARDQIYEEIMSKGWSRKREAFVQHYDGEALDASNLIMPLVFFMAPNDPRMLSTLKAINRSPKDGGLVSDGLVYRYDSETGSDGLQGREGTFTMCSFWLVEALTRAGRFDPCKLAEARQLFERMLGHANHVGLYAEEIGESGEALGNFPQAFTHIALISAAFNLDRALDGGRPG; via the coding sequence ATGGCCTATTTACCGATCGAGCACTACGGCATTATCGGAAACATGCGTACGGCGGCTCTCATCAGCCTGAACGGATCCATCGATTGGCTCTGTATTCCGGCATTCGATTCGCCAAGCGTGTTTGCCGCCCTCTTGGACGACGGAAAGGGTGGACGGTTCGAGATTGCCCCGAATGATCCGGCCGCGCGGACCAAGCAGTTTTATTGGTCGGAAACCAACGTCCTGGTCACCCGCTTTCTCTCGCCCGACGGCGTCGGAGAGATCGAAGATTTCATGCCGACCGGCTTGCCGACGGAATCACCCTGGCATGATCAGTTGGTCCGTCGCGTGAAAGTGACGCGCGGGTCGCTGGCTTTCAAGATGACGTGTCAACCTGCGCTGGACTATGCGCGCGCGGCTCACCGAACGGCGATCGGGACACACGGCGCCGTCTTCGAGGGAGCGCCGCTCTCCCTCGGCTTGTCGAGCAGCGTGCCCCTTCAGGCGGTCGGCGACGCGGCGGTTTCGACGTTCGTTCTCCAAGAAGGACAGGAAGCGGTCTTCGTGCTGCATCGGCTGCAAGCCGGCGAAGCCTGCCGGCGAGGCCCTTCCGCCGCCGAAACACAGCAGATCTTCGACCATACGGTGGACTACTGGCATGGGTGGCTTTCAAAGTGTACCTATACCGGACGCTGGCGCGAAATGGTCTATCGCTCCGCGTTGACGCTCAAGTTGATGACCTACGAACCGACGGGAGCGATCGTGGCGGCGCCGACGTGCAGCCTGCCCGAATCGATCGGCGGAGGGCGGAACTGGGACTACCGCTATACCTGGATGCGCGACGCCGCCTTCACGCTCTATGGATTGCTCCGGATCGGGTTCACCGAGGAAGCTCATGCCTTCATGCGATGGCTCGAAGCCAGGGCTGGCGAGGTCGAAGCCGACGGGTCGCTCCAAATCGTCTACGGCATCGACGGACGACATGATCTCAAGGAGGAGGTCCTGGGTCACCTCGACGGCTATCGGGGTTCGCGGCCCGTGAGGATCGGCAACGGGGCCTACCAGCAGCTGCAGTTGGATATCTACGGCGAGCTGTTCGACTGTCTCTATCTGTACAACAAGTACGTCATGCCGATCGGTTTCGATGCCTGGCTGCGCATTCGTCGGCGTCTCAATTGGCTCTGTGACAACTGGCAGCAACCCGACGAGGGGATTTGGGAAGTCCGCGGCGGCCGGCGGCATTTCGTCTATTCGAAGCTGATGTGCTGGGTGGCCATGGATCGAGGCCTGCGACTGGCCGGCAAACGGTCGTTTCCCGCAGACCAGGAACGGTGGATGCAGGCTCGAGACCAGATCTACGAAGAAATCATGTCGAAAGGCTGGAGCCGAAAACGCGAGGCATTCGTCCAGCATTATGACGGCGAGGCACTCGATGCGTCGAATCTCATCATGCCGCTGGTGTTTTTCATGGCGCCCAACGATCCCCGCATGCTGAGCACGTTGAAGGCGATCAATCGTTCTCCGAAAGACGGAGGGCTGGTCTCCGACGGTCTCGTGTATCGGTATGACAGCGAGACGGGAAGCGACGGCCTCCAAGGACGGGAAGGAACCTTCACCATGTGTTCGTTCTGGCTCGTGGAGGCGCTGACCAGGGCCGGACGTTTCGATCCATGTAAACTGGCGGAGGCCAGGCAGCTATTCGAACGGATGCTGGGGCACGCGAACCATGTCGGCCTGTATGCCGAAGAAATCGGCGAGAGCGGAGAGGCACTCGGCAATTTTCCTCAAGCCTTCACGCACATCGCCTTGATCAGCGCCGCGTTCAATTTGGATCGGGCACTGGACGGCGGTCGCCCAGGTTGA
- a CDS encoding PH domain-containing protein, with product MGYVDDNLLPGERVHYRARLHWKLFVGPVLLTILGLAFVGLAINQGFDPYWSLLILVIPAGTVLSAYLTWRCSEFAVSDKRVLIKTGIVGRHTLETLLTKVENIGVEQTLWGRLFNFGTIYVTGTGSTRETFAGIHAPLEFRKAIEAAAVAFEERRPGGRPQA from the coding sequence ATGGGATACGTTGATGACAATCTCCTGCCGGGCGAGCGAGTGCATTACCGCGCGCGTCTGCATTGGAAACTCTTCGTCGGTCCCGTCCTGCTGACGATCCTCGGCCTCGCCTTCGTCGGGCTGGCGATCAATCAGGGATTCGACCCTTACTGGTCGCTCCTCATCCTGGTCATTCCCGCCGGCACCGTGCTTTCAGCCTACCTGACCTGGCGCTGCTCCGAATTTGCCGTGAGCGACAAGCGCGTCTTGATCAAAACCGGCATCGTGGGGCGTCACACCCTCGAAACGCTTCTCACCAAAGTCGAGAACATCGGCGTCGAGCAAACGCTCTGGGGCCGCCTTTTCAATTTCGGCACGATCTACGTGACGGGCACCGGATCCACGAGGGAAACCTTCGCCGGAATCCACGCACCGCTCGAATTCCGCAAAGCCATCGAAGCGGCGGCCGTCGCCTTTGAGGAACGGCGGCCCGGCGGGCGACCCCAGGCCTGA
- a CDS encoding YqgE/AlgH family protein, producing the protein MVAWALSAVLFAAQADADGTFGPSSVKRGVLLVASPTLGDPNFRESVVLIVEHGEEGTLGVILNRPTEVLLSEVLPDIAALKGTRYQLFAGGPVQPAQLLMLFRLKEPQAYARSVFDGVYVGGTPEILERVIRQPKPTETFKAFAGSAGWAPGQLAYEMHQGAWAVLAPDAAGIFDRKPSTLWRDCLDRLQAPRAIGY; encoded by the coding sequence ATGGTCGCCTGGGCGCTGTCGGCCGTTCTGTTTGCGGCGCAGGCCGATGCGGACGGGACTTTTGGTCCGTCGTCCGTCAAGAGGGGCGTTCTCCTGGTAGCCAGTCCGACGCTCGGGGATCCGAATTTTCGGGAGTCGGTCGTCCTCATCGTCGAACATGGTGAAGAAGGGACGCTGGGAGTCATTCTGAACCGTCCGACCGAAGTTCTGCTCTCCGAAGTCCTGCCCGACATCGCGGCTCTCAAGGGAACGCGCTACCAGTTGTTTGCAGGCGGTCCGGTGCAACCGGCTCAACTGCTCATGCTGTTTCGTCTGAAAGAGCCTCAGGCCTATGCGCGGTCAGTATTCGACGGGGTATATGTAGGAGGCACGCCTGAGATACTGGAGCGTGTCATCAGGCAGCCCAAACCGACCGAGACGTTCAAGGCTTTTGCCGGATCCGCCGGATGGGCTCCGGGGCAATTGGCTTATGAAATGCATCAAGGGGCATGGGCCGTACTCGCCCCCGACGCGGCCGGTATTTTCGATCGCAAACCCTCTACCCTCTGGCGCGATTGTCTCGATCGACTTCAAGCTCCCAGGGCGATCGGCTACTGA
- a CDS encoding PilZ domain-containing protein, with protein sequence MCRTLRIEPRFPVAFTGTVSYQDYPHLITKSLDLSRAGCRLESPLQLSAGMKVNLLLCFLEGSTLILIEQAVVRWCHARQIGVEFQAVSTTYQTKLNRTLQRLTRRAS encoded by the coding sequence ATGTGTCGCACCTTGAGAATAGAACCTCGATTCCCTGTCGCGTTTACCGGAACGGTTTCCTACCAGGACTACCCCCACCTCATCACCAAATCATTGGACCTTTCCCGTGCGGGCTGCCGTCTTGAAAGCCCATTACAGCTCTCTGCCGGGATGAAAGTGAACCTCCTTCTGTGCTTCTTGGAGGGCAGCACCCTGATTTTGATCGAACAGGCCGTGGTCAGGTGGTGTCACGCACGCCAAATCGGCGTCGAATTTCAGGCGGTCTCGACGACTTATCAAACGAAGTTGAACCGCACCTTGCAGCGGCTGACGAGGAGAGCCAGTTAA